The DNA region TAGTTTGCAATTTTGTCTGATGATCTGataattaagaaatgtattaaaCTGCGATTCCTTCAAGGGTTGTTCGAGTCATGATGACTTCGGTTACCTTTCTTGGCTCGCAGCACTCTGCCAAGTCTCTGAGCTTCCTGACGGCGAGAACCGCCGTGAGACGAGATCTGGATTAGCACGTTTGCCTCTGGCAGGTCAAATGAAGTATCTCCAACCTGACAGCAGAAGAATGGAAGAAGAAAGCTGTTCCAATGCTTCAGTAATCAACAAGCAAACCAGCAAAATAGGTGTGGAACAAGTCAAAATGCTTAAATCTTTAATGTAAAATCAGACAAATGGAACAAATATGAGAAAACTAGGGCCAAAACATGAGATAGACATGACTGTGTTGCATTTCAACATCTAACAAACTGTAAAATACAATTTGAAGCCATTACATTAgtttagtaatataataatatacactgTTAGTTTCCtggaattaaaacattttatgtgcttaaaaaaaaaaaaaattatgtagttTAAAACAAATTTTCTTGATGCCgtaaacatattatattatattaaatacttatattttatagCAGAATAAGGCAAAGGCATTTCATGAAGATTAAAAGATGCAAATTAACCTATTTAAAAAGCAAATCAATAAATATGTTATTCTTTggagttgtagtttttttttaaggctttttTAGACATCTGTAATTGcattagtatttaaaaaattgtatgcaCTATCTCTATTACATTCCATCTTTTCTCACCCCCACCTGAAGCCGTTGCCTATGCGACTGCTCTTATCTTATTTGAATAGCCTGACTTTTGAGGACAATCATATCAGCACACGTGCATCATGTTTCCCATTAAATCATTTCCAAACATTTGCATTAAGGTTAAATGTAAAGTTAATGAAGTCAAGCCAGCATCCGAGCATTCCTGAAATCAGTGTCTCAATTAGACAATCATACATAGACATGAAAGTTTTGCTCCTTTGTTGatgtaaaaacaaaaccttttcttcatatttttcaggaaaaaaaggggtaacactttattttgttagtccactttagacattctactagcagtaagtaactttgcaactacatgtcaactagcagttagtagagtattagtagactgtctgcttaatagcTTCTAACACTTTCTATAGCACTactcggacgggactagttttctaaattacgtttgagtttcgattcttaccacctgacgtctgtgattttcatttaccaattcggacgggactaacatctccgtgtttattacagaggtgggagggtctgattgtgcatctgggcgtcacagagattacgcgctctgtatgtgtgcatttaattcattcagaatgattgccttagtataattacacaataaatactaaattcctagtatagcaaaaccatgttaatgtgtggttcctttagtttaactttttttcctttttcttttttttaattaaatgtaattaaaacattatataactgagtgcataaatgaacgtgagttatcttacctgatgctgatattacaatagccggtattaacagtttacgcgatcttgcgctgatttctctaacgacccccctgtaaaactagtcccgtccgaattgggcTTTTGTCAACTTATTAttatactaagcctaaacctacccctaacactaaccctaaacctaccctaacagtctactcttagagttagtagacatgtagtagcaaatttctgagatttagttgatatgtagttgacatgtagttactatcgaaataaagtgtaaccaaaaaagGCACATGTAAAATAAGTAATGGATTGTTCCATATAAATTCAAACTAAAGTGTGTAATCTCTGCAGGACTGGCATCATCAAAATAAGCGATATTTACTGCTTTATTTACTTTGTCATGATTTGTGGACACAAGGGTTTAATCTTGACAACATTCAAAAATCTATTGTTTAGTCTGCTAGAATTTGTAGgatacataccgtattttccggactataagtcacacttttttttttaatagtttggcaggtcctgcgacttatagtcaggagcgacttatttatcaaaatttgacaagaaccaagagaaattaactaagagaccTGAACCAATAGAAATAATTACCATCTAcagtcgcgagagggcgctctatgctgctcattgctcctgtagtctacactgagcagcatagagtgccccctctcggctgtagacggtaatgttttctcttggttcttggttctaggttctaaataaatgcgacttatagtccagtgcgacttatatatatgtttttttttcctcatcatgacgtatttttggactgatgcgactcagGTGCGACTCATAGTCCGaaaaaatacggtagttttaAGATGTTTTAAACAGCAAGCAGAGTGTTTGTTTCAGGTCTTAACACATCTTGGACAAATGAATGTTATTAGTATTTCTAAAGTACctaaaatgcagaaatgtatttgatttcttGAAATATAGTATGAACGATGTTCTGAAGGGAATTAAAGGGTCACATCACCCCTGCTGAACTCTATTAACTTTGCATTTACAGCAACACACCAATTTCTGTCAGTGTAAAAGTAGTGTTGAGATTGAGTTAAATGCTGGTTAACATGAAACCAATTCTTCATTGACATAGGTTGCAGACTTTTTCATTTGTGTAAAAGAGGCTAAGAATAACACCTCAAAAATGAAAAGTTACAAATGAAAAATACTAATCTCCATTATCACAGGAAAGTGAGCAAAGGTAGGCCGTTTACCTTGGAGATGAAGATGGTATTGATTTTGGGATTGTGTTTAAAGTTCTGAAGGATCTGCATACGTTCTCCTTGAGATGTGGGTCCATAAATATACGGTCTGATGAGAAAAAAACAGAAGAGAGTGTATGTGTACATATGTACAACAAAAATCATATATATCATCTTGAGCATGTTGAAGAAAACATTTCAGACAAGGGAGTTCACACGCTTACATATTggccaaaaatataatataatcaaatcGTATTTTTAGCAGAATTCCAttgtatgttattatatataaaaatgatataaataaaaatataaagaaaccaCTAAAAGTTTGCTAACTTCAAGTCTTACAGTGTCGCCATACAGTATGAGATTTAGAGTTTAGCCTTTCGAACAAACTTTGCACACTTTACAAGGAAAAGCCCATTAATTTGGCAAAGTTAAAGGGGATTAATAGCAAAGTAAAGCTGATTACAGGTTGTGCCAGGGCCAGACTCTAGAACACCCGGTCACAAACACAGGTTTACACGTTTTTGTGGATCATTTGAGCTCATGCGGTGTGTTGAGCTCTTTTGTGTAAGCTGCTCACTACCAGCTTTTAGTTAGTTTATGACTTTGTTGATAATGCACGTTTCTGAGCTCTTAGCATGCTTTTGAAtagcattaaaaagaaaaaagaaaaaattaaaagaaaaacataaaatacggTCCTGAAAACACCCTGAAGGgccaagaaaaaaatatgtttttgcataaagaaaaaacATAGCATGACTTCTGTGGTGATTTCAAATCCAGCTATACTGTAAAACTACACTACCCAAGAGAGTTCTATCAATAAGAAAAACAgcttttagcaaaaaaaaaaaaaaaacctgctgctTGTGTGAATAGCAGATGTTATGCAGTTTCTGGAACAGTCAATGTTTTATGTCTGAAAGCACCtaaaaaagctttcttttttctgaatttcaaaaacCTTTCaactaaaaaatatttcatgctcATAAAGCAAAGCAAAGGTAAACTACTTCCGAGGTCACTGAAAAAAGTGGGAAATGACTATTGAGCTTTACAGCAAAGCACTGGTGTATGCATACGTGTTTGAATGAGAAGGATTACTTGTTCAGGCGGATGGCGTATTCTTTCAGAGCGAAGACGTTGTCGGCAAAGACGATGATCTTGTCGTTTCTCCGCTCATGGAAGCGGATCAGGAACTGACATGCACGGAACTTGTTTGGATTCATGGTGTAGAGCAGAATTCTCTTCTTCGTCTTTATGGCCACATATTCCCGATAAAACTCAGGAGACATGGGACACCATACCTAGACGCACAGAGAGCGAGAGGGAAACGTTCTGTAAGCttaaagcacacaaaaaaacaatacaaacccATTGGGTTACTTCACCCCTCCAATTAGCTTGATTAGCTACATGGATTAACTCCTAAAAtttaaaatcctatttaattaAAACAGCTTAAAACCTATATGAAAGTTATAATATAGAAGTAAACCTAATCTATAGATTTTTATATAcactaaaagaaaataaactagAGCTGTCAAAGGATTAATCACTTCCGAAATAAAAGATTGTActgtttatattaattaaataaatacacacaaaagcatgtatacatttaagaaaaataggttatttatgtattaaatatatttataaataatataaaatgaaatgaatataaatacatacatgtaaatattttcaaaatatatactgcatgtatgtggatttatatatacaaaatagatATACAGAGTAAACACgcatatattatttgaataaaaacgtattttggatgcgattaatcgcctgaaagcactaaaataaaagtttgagtTTCTAAACATGACATTAAGACACTTATTTACAATCAAAAACTTTACAGATATACTTCAGTtgaataaaaaacagtaactgtgaaaaataaacacattgaaGACAGAATTTCCATGACCTTTTGTGATTTCTTAATTTCCACTTTTTTCAGgactttaaatctttttttattttatcttttgcaATGTTTTCCAGGACtgtttacattaaatttatagcctaatctaatttatataaatacatgacTTACTAACTGACCTGACTgcagattttattaagttaaaagATACTAAAAGGTTTACCAAAAAATGTGATAAATGCTTTGCATtggggttttaaaaaatatttatagagcTTTTTGTAGATGTTGTTCAGCGTACAGTGAACGATGCATGAGTCAGCACGTGTGGTTTTCTGCTCATGTGGCTGAATGGTCTGCTGGGCTTTTGTTTAGTAAGATCAAAATACTGGAGGCAATACTGAATAACTGTACTGTATTTTCTTTGAATGCCAGGCTCCAAAGCCTCCCAACACAATGTTTCACAGTTTATTGCACCTTGTTGACCCCTGAGAAGGTTCAGACATCAACTGAAGTTCACATTATGAAATATGCACATGATGTCTTTTTTCTACTTTTGTACTTTGGGAAGAAATCGAACACTTCTTTGGGAAGAAATGTTCAATTTCTTTCCTGTTACATAATTGTTTCCGTAAAACAACTAATATTTCAAACCTCACCTCAGCACACTGGACTTTAGCAATGTAACCACTGTTCTGTAGTTCCATCCAGTTCGCCTCATAGAGCTTCGGCCCAATCAGGAAGTTCAGATCGACAATCTTATCATCCTCTCTTACTAGTGTGGCAGTGAGCCCCAGTTTACAGTGAGCCTGGACTATCGTCAGAACACGACGGAACATCTTTGCTGCAATACAAACACAGAACAGGAATCTGTACCATTTTCACTGATGATATAATGTTATTGGTGACCCaggaccataaaaccagtcttaagtgtcaatttttcaaaactgagatttatacataatctgaaagatgaataaataagcttttagtTGATGTATGGTTTACTAGGATCTGACAgtgtttggctgagatacaactatttgaaaatctggaatctgagggtgcagaaaaatctaaattctgagaAAATCGGATTTGAAGTTGTCTTAATGAATTCTTGGTAATGCATATGACCAATCAgaaattcagttttgatatatttatggtaggaaatttacaaaatatcttcatggaacgtgatcttttcttaatatcctattgagttttggcataaaaaaaaaaaataaatatatatatatatatatatatatatatatatatatatatatatatatatatatatatatatatatatatatatatatatatatataattttgacccatttattatttttttttggctaatgctacaaatataccccagcgacttaagactgattttgtaatccagggtcacatttgtgtttatttaactTCTCTGATctcaataaaagtaaaatgctaAGCCTAAGAGACAAAATTCCACCCATTTAGAAGATATTCCTACTACAATAACTGTAATTCAGACTGGTTTTCAGTTAAAGGGGTCATTATGTTGCAAATTCAatttctcctttctctttggagtgttacaagctcttggtgcttgaagaagatctgtaaggtagcaaagactaaagtctcaaatccaaagagatattccaCGTCCCCCTAATACGGCTCATTCAAACAAACCCctacatctctacgtcactatgtggaaatatttgtgtaatgccgcccaaatgttcacgatAAGAAAGAAGgagtggtttcagtaactgcagctagtgttgaagcagtcatgtcagggagatgctgtgtatctaggtgaaagcagAAGTACTTTATTTggtcttctgaaagtagatgcattaggaatctttaagattacttacaacggAACAGCAAAGCATTTTATGGTCGACTTGACTTTGCTAAGACAATCTGGTGCTTCCAAAAAAcgtccaaaaaaaatatttgacgaCACGATTTCTCGCTTGATATTTTATCAAGGTGCAGTTATGGAGTGTGATGTTCACACACTAAACCCACCTGGGATTGTGTGCACCTCATCTAGTATAATGAGCCCCCACTCCTGACTTTTCATCCACTCCATGACCCTCTCAGCCTCCCATGAGCGTTTGGTGGTGTGGCCCAGCATAGAATAAGTACTAATGGCCACCGAGCAGCCGATGGGTTTGTCTTTAGCATCTGAAGTGAAACGGCAGATCTGGGAGTCATCAATTGTGGACCACATCTTAAACTGAGCCTTCCACTGTTCCACTGACACAGAGGAGTTTCCCAAGACCAGACAGCGCTTACGCACTGTGCAGGCAGCAGTGACGCCCACCAGTGACTTTCCAGCACCTGTGGAACAGAAGAGTAGAATAACAAAAGACCTCAATGTAGATTCTTTTCAACTGATCTCAATAATAACATTCAAAGAGTTTATAAAAAGGAGTTGCTCTGGTAATGTAGTCTTAAATTATTTAATCttgtacatgcatttttttaaatcctttttaaaCAAACAAGTGGTTCAACTTGAATGATATTATAGGAGTTTTAAGATTAATTATAATAGCTGTACAATTTCCAGTAattattaaaacagttaaaaaataaagtataaaaacaaatattttaaaaaataaattaaaattaaggaATCAGTGTAACaattataaattcaaaataatatattaattagaaatttacttacataaaatctgttaaatttataccattgttaaaatgtatattttttgtgtgttttagcaGAGCAAGCACAAATACCCCTTTATGGTGCAGAAATGATTCACTCTACCTTCAAAGCACAAggtcttaaagtaaaaaaaaaaagcgtcttttcatgtaacaaaataaagaaattgtgCATTTCTGGAACCCAAGCATGGACAAAAAAACCTTGAACTGTTTCAGAAAATGAATATTcaattaataatgattaaaaatacatattcaggTGTAACATTTTCCCACACACTTttctttagttgtttttttttttttgatggggtGCAAGACAGGGATTCTGTCATTAGTTTAAGTTGCAAGTAAAGGAAAGTACAGAGATCTTGTGTAGTCTAATTTGGAGGTAAAACTACTAAATTTCAGTAAAGTCTATATCATAATTGTTGCAATGAGGGCACTGATGGAAAATACAATGAAATGActcatttcatattattacattaattttcCCAAatatcattattacattttataatgacattttCCAAAGCCTTGTCTGTATAAAGAATGCACAACACTCTACAGACCAAGACTAGGCATCAAATGCTTCTGGGAAGAAATGATTCAAACAGAGATCATTTACCACAGGGCAGGACGATGACTCCAGATCGAGCTCTGCCGTTCCCAAACATCTTCCTTAGACTCTTTTCCTGATATGGTCTCAGCACAGCGGTGGGCTTCAGGTCCATGTTGATGTCTGGGTTCACCGTGTCGTTACGGAAATCATATTCAGCCAGGAGAGGATATTCCATCTGAATGCAGCGTTTCTGAAGCTCCTCTATCATTTCCTAACAAGTGTCAGCATAAACGTGAAGAAAGAGTTAGATTACAGTGCATGAAATCTTCCCTGAATAACCATTTAAACTAAACCAAGCCTGTCAGAGGAACACTCAAGATAAAAGAACCCTAAACTCACAATGAAGTGACAGTCTCATTCACACACCTGACGGATCTCAAAAGACACTGTTTGggtctcttcctcctcctcctcttctttgtCCATCTGCTCGTAGTAACTGAAGATGTCCTCTGGCACCTGGTTTCCTGTGCGCTGCCCGTCTGCAGGCTGCGAGGTGGACGGACCACCAGTGTCCTGCTGAGACTTTGAGATCTGGACAGGACGATGGTACTAGAAATGAGCCTCAGATTTGCTCCACTGTAAGCGTTTAATGTTTCCACCTAGACAACATGTTTTGTGCTCACACTTACTGCAGATTTGCTAGAGATGGTCTCAGTGATGAGCTCGGTCTCCTCACCCTCAGCAGAACGAAGACGACAGTCCCGAATCACTGTGTCCTGTAAGAGCCTCTGAATGACATCAGGGAACGCACTCTCCACAAAGTACCTgttctcaacacacacacacagacagactgcaCTATCAATGCCATGTAGTTGTTGCACTGTCTAGTTTTTATGAAGTGCTCAGTACAATGTTTATACTTTTACATAGCAAgtcaaggatgcattcaactgatcaaatgTGGCAGTATAGACATCTACAAtgttacagaaaaatatatttcaaatgaatgctgtttttaactttctatctataaaaaaataattaaaaaaaacagcttccACAAAAACATTCAGCAGCAAAAGTAGTAttgtaaaatgatttctaaaggatcatatgacaatgaagactgaaaagtagcatttgaaaaaaatatcaaaatagaaaacggttacttttaaactgtaatatttcagtattactcttttactgtatttttgatcaaataagtgcagccttagTAAGCACATGACACTGTTTTAAAAACCATTtgacaaaaatcttactgaatgGCAGTCCACAGTAAACAATTACATTTCACCATTAAGTGTACATTTATGTTTCTGAATCAAGTGCATGCAATCTTAAGATTCAAAGCTAACGTTTCACGTCCACATCCAAGTTCAGCTGAATCCAAAGAGTATCCCTAGCCAAACAACACCCGACGACTTCTTATCTGCTATGCTCAAAACACCACCAGATGTACCATCTAAAACATTCAATAGACCATAAGTGATATAATCAGTATATAACATGCTCATACATAACAGACTTTAGTTAGAAGTAAAGAAACAGGAGTCGATGTAGAACGAACTGACCTGTTGTGTTTCAGGACCAGTTTGACTTTACCGTAGCTCACTGTGCACAACTGCAGGAGAACAGAGAGTAAAAGAGTGGCTTAGATAtatacaaattgtaaaaaaaacaaaaatcaacaaaGAGTTGTAATGCACACTTTTTTTggagtgagagtgtgtatgtgcaaGAGCATTGGTTTAAGAGTATGGAGTGGTTCCCCCAATCAATTCACACAgacttcacacacacaccttaataAACTGCACTATGCCGTCTGGCACAGAGGTCTTGCTGAGTTTCTGCAGGTACTCTATGATGTCAGACGTCTGCAGGCCGACGCTCACAGCGGCGTATAGAGAATAAGCCGTCAGCTTGTACTCGTGCACATGGGTAGGTCTGCACACCGGCTCTGATATGGCCACCAGGAAGTCCTGGGCGTATTTATACACGGGAGAGAAAGCCTCTAGGAAGATGTGACCATCTGGAGCCTACAACAGTCAAACATATTAACAATGGGATAGTCGTAGCTTCTGTTGTAAGTTTTCACTGCCTAATAAATCAAGGATCTTCAGTCTCACCACCCATAGGGGCCGGGAGGTGTGGTCATTCTTGAGAAGCATCTGTAGTCTGTAGTCTTTGGCTCCATACTCATCCAGTTTAGTGCTGGATTCATCCACCTGCTTCCCAGCAGCTGCTGGAACAGCCTCCTGAGACTCACCGCCCATCATcacctcttcatcatcatcttcctcgtCATAATAACGTTTCTTGGACTTTTTatctaaagtgaaaaaaaaaaacacacaacaatcaTTTAAGTGATTTTACAAGATCTGGTTATAGTTTAAACCTTGTCTGCTccaaaaacagaaactgaagaccTCGCTGGTCAGGTGCATTTAGCATTAGTTTCAGTTAATACCATTTAGAAACAATATCTGGATCTACACACTTTAACATAATTTTACAATAAGtctttataatgtaaataatatacttaataataatCTTAAGTGTGActgtgaatgtaatgttttttgacAATTCATTTATTAAGTGAAGTTAACTGAACGTATGAATGCAGTATTtctatgtaatttcataattactaatATTGtcactgaaatataattaaaatgtactgCTGAGTGCAGTGACAAGCATTTACTGTAaactaaaatgttatttctgttgaaacttgtcatacattttaataacatttttattacacaTTTGCGATTATAGTACAATTGAAAATCTTTAAATGCAATATCAAAAACTAAGTTAAGACTAATCAAGTACttcacatgtgctttagtatgttaagtactgaacacatcaaaataagtgtacttcaaAGCATGACAAGAGATTatcaaaatataatcactttagactttttttgacattttatttcattacaacTCTGCAATTATGttctttatttgtgtataaataacgTTACACACAATACACTTTTTTAATATTCGTTTtttaagtacactacaagtgcaatAGAAGTAATGAATGTAAGAAAGTAATGTAATAGAAGCTGAAAACTCCTGATTTAGGAGTGTTTCAATTGTATATCATAGTGTTTATATGACATATTACATTTGAACAGCAATAAGCTCATGGTTATCTTTAAACCATCATGTATTTGTAATGGTTCTGCTGCATTAGGTAAACATCATGGTAGATAACAGCAGATCTTGCATGGTCCATCAAACTTTGATTAAATCTTGTTTATTTCTAAAGCATGGCGCCCATCTTACCTCGATCACTCTTATCTTTTTTCCCCATGGTGTCAGCCCTAAAAACACTCTCGTGTTGTAAAATCAGTGGtggttttaacacattttaatatttaaaaaaatacaggacTGATTAGGACGTTGCTGCTGCAGCGGCCATGTCGTGCAGCACGCTCTTTCTCTACggataaaccggttgaagaatgTATACCAACCCAGAACTCTAGCGCCTCCTGCAGACTGGACGGTCACTGCCCGCTCTTAAATAACGGTCAAATACCAACTGAAATTTTCGAACTGGCGGGAAATAAAACACATTCTCCATATGAACTGCAATATAGAATTTATTTCACTTCAATAAAGTGTCGAGATCAACATTATCTAGAACATATAATATTTAAAGACAGGACGTTGTGCGTGAAAGaacaaacataatatataatttcaaattaaaaaaatattaaaactacagAAGAACAGATGTAACCCAACCAACAATTTTcacttttaagattttttatgaAAAGGCAGCAGAGTAAAAACTCACACATGACTGGTTTCAGACGCTGTATTGAGCATTAAACACTGAATATCACTGTGAACAAAAACATGTGCCTTAGTCATAAAACTTACTGATTTGTGTAAATCATTGGTAAACCTGTTATGTAAATTGTCCCAGTGAATGAGGTTGGATAAGACAATTGAGCCTAATTTAGTGAATAGAAACTCAAATTAGAGCAAATGATTCTTGAAACCATTCATCCATATGTAAAGCACTCCTATGAACTGAATGTGACAATGTACATAAGAATTGCTTTACACATGATTTGCACAGAAATGTGTTCATGAAATGTGTTTGTCTCTGGTAAGGCTTTGTTGTATGTGTTTAGCTGCTTTAGAGAGTAAAAGTTTGTTGTTGGTTATAAAGTGAAAATTGATGCTGCTTATGTTCCCATGACGTCTCCAAAGTAAAATGACAACTGGCAGCATAGAAGACTGTTCTACGCTCCTGCATCCGAGACACATGCCGAGTATCTGTATATGTAGAGTTTGTTATCTGCTCCTCCACTCAAAATCAGCTAGAAATGAAAGCAGAGAAAAGAAATTGTGACAAATCCACAAAAGTTAAAGACCCAAGGAAATGGTTCGACATACAGTTTTCTTTACAGTTGTTGATGGATTTTGTATTGAAAGAGGAAGTAGGTACAGGAAAAATCCTTACAGACTAATGGTTCTCATCCTTTTTGACCCTTTTTCTCCAAGGCAATATTTAATACCCTCATATCTAACCTGACAAGTACCCCggtggtaataaaaacaaataaactcaaaaatatgatttaaattcaatatttagtgttattaacattattattaacatattaacaaTTAAGATCATgttaaaaccatagactgtaaaaaaatatggacgtagtgtccgtgacatcacccatagactcctcaatagcggttt from Carassius auratus strain Wakin chromosome 6, ASM336829v1, whole genome shotgun sequence includes:
- the ercc3 gene encoding general transcription and DNA repair factor IIH helicase/translocase subunit XPB → MGKKDKSDRDKKSKKRYYDEEDDDEEVMMGGESQEAVPAAAGKQVDESSTKLDEYGAKDYRLQMLLKNDHTSRPLWVAPDGHIFLEAFSPVYKYAQDFLVAISEPVCRPTHVHEYKLTAYSLYAAVSVGLQTSDIIEYLQKLSKTSVPDGIVQFIKLCTVSYGKVKLVLKHNRYFVESAFPDVIQRLLQDTVIRDCRLRSAEGEETELITETISSKSAISKSQQDTGGPSTSQPADGQRTGNQVPEDIFSYYEQMDKEEEEEEETQTVSFEIRQEMIEELQKRCIQMEYPLLAEYDFRNDTVNPDINMDLKPTAVLRPYQEKSLRKMFGNGRARSGVIVLPCGAGKSLVGVTAACTVRKRCLVLGNSSVSVEQWKAQFKMWSTIDDSQICRFTSDAKDKPIGCSVAISTYSMLGHTTKRSWEAERVMEWMKSQEWGLIILDEVHTIPAKMFRRVLTIVQAHCKLGLTATLVREDDKIVDLNFLIGPKLYEANWMELQNSGYIAKVQCAEVWCPMSPEFYREYVAIKTKKRILLYTMNPNKFRACQFLIRFHERRNDKIIVFADNVFALKEYAIRLNKPYIYGPTSQGERMQILQNFKHNPKINTIFISKVGDTSFDLPEANVLIQISSHGGSRRQEAQRLGRVLRAKKGMVAEEYNAYFYSLVSQDTQEMAYSTKRQRFLVDQGYSFKVITKLAGMEEEDLMFSSREEQQQLLQKVLAASDLDAEEEVVMGDVGGKPQFSRRMGTMSSMSGADDTVYMEYQTSRSGKSLAGKNVHPLFKRFRK